In a genomic window of Methanoregula sp. UBA64:
- the purB gene encoding adenylosuccinate lyase — protein MAVHPIEYRYGTPEMRNVWNEENRFSCVVAAEVALAQAEAAHGLIPQAAADEIAQNAHKASLARAKEIEEEINHDMMAIVKAVSEVTGESGRWVHYGATSNDILDTATGLQLAQALDLIDAKLRRLLGVLLKRAGETTTLVAVGRTHGQQGVPTTYGLRFAIWASEVGRHIERLEQLRPRVAVGQMTGAVGTQAAIGPKGMAVQKSMMEILKLSSVDVSNQVISRDRYAEYFMFLATVTTTLDKIGVEIRSLQRTEIGEVEEAFGAKQVGSSTMPHKRNPIKSEQVCGLARIVRAAVEPALLNNTLWDERDLTNSSCERVLFPEASILADHCIRLMTTVLDNLVINRAAIRRNLAFLHGINMAESVMIDLTRRGMNRQDAHERIRMASMQALAESRPLADVLGTDNEVLRFCSQKEIAALLSPDSYIGTSVEQVQAVIEKLRPLAA, from the coding sequence ATGGCAGTCCACCCGATCGAGTACCGGTACGGCACACCGGAGATGCGCAACGTCTGGAACGAAGAGAACCGTTTCTCCTGCGTTGTTGCCGCGGAGGTAGCCCTCGCGCAGGCCGAGGCAGCCCACGGCCTTATCCCGCAGGCAGCAGCAGACGAGATCGCACAGAACGCACACAAGGCCTCCCTTGCCCGGGCAAAGGAGATCGAGGAGGAGATCAACCACGACATGATGGCGATCGTAAAGGCGGTCTCCGAGGTAACGGGAGAATCCGGGCGGTGGGTGCACTACGGGGCTACCTCGAACGATATCCTCGACACGGCAACCGGCCTCCAGCTCGCGCAGGCCCTCGACCTGATCGATGCAAAACTGCGCCGGCTCCTCGGGGTGCTGCTCAAACGGGCCGGGGAGACGACAACGCTTGTCGCGGTGGGACGCACGCATGGCCAGCAGGGAGTGCCGACAACCTACGGCCTCCGGTTTGCCATCTGGGCAAGCGAGGTGGGTCGGCACATTGAAAGGCTCGAACAGCTGCGCCCCCGGGTGGCAGTCGGCCAGATGACCGGCGCGGTCGGGACGCAGGCGGCAATCGGCCCGAAAGGAATGGCCGTACAGAAATCGATGATGGAGATCCTCAAACTCTCGTCCGTGGATGTCTCAAACCAGGTGATCTCCCGGGACCGGTACGCGGAATACTTCATGTTCCTTGCAACCGTCACGACAACGCTCGACAAGATCGGGGTCGAAATCCGATCGCTCCAGCGCACCGAGATCGGGGAAGTGGAAGAAGCCTTCGGCGCAAAACAGGTCGGGTCCTCCACCATGCCGCACAAGAGAAACCCGATCAAGTCCGAGCAGGTCTGCGGCCTGGCCCGGATCGTGCGGGCAGCGGTCGAACCGGCGCTCCTCAACAACACCCTCTGGGACGAGCGCGACCTCACCAACTCCTCCTGCGAGCGGGTGCTCTTCCCCGAAGCCTCGATCCTTGCCGACCACTGCATCCGGCTTATGACAACCGTGCTCGACAACCTGGTGATCAACCGGGCCGCGATCCGGCGCAACCTCGCGTTCCTCCACGGTATCAACATGGCCGAATCCGTGATGATCGACCTTACCCGCCGGGGCATGAACCGGCAGGACGCCCACGAGCGGATCCGGATGGCGAGCATGCAGGCCCTTGCCGAGAGCCGGCCGCTTGCCGATGTGCTGGGAACAGACAACGAGGT